The Salvelinus fontinalis isolate EN_2023a chromosome 36, ASM2944872v1, whole genome shotgun sequence genome window below encodes:
- the pcp4l1 gene encoding Purkinje cell protein 4-like protein 1 — MSELRSTGNPNSSQAPASDNKEKAVDSKAPATGEEEEEVDIDLEAPETEKAALAIQNQFRRFKKNKK, encoded by the exons CTCAGATCCACTGGGAACCCCAACAGCAGCCAGGCGCCTGCGTCGGACAACAAAG AGAAGGCGGTTGACTCCAAGGCCCCAGcgactggggaggaggaagaggaagtggaCATCGACTTGGAAGCGCCAGAGACGGAGAAAGCAGCGCTCGCCATCCAGAACCAGTTCAGACGCTTCAAGAAGAACAAGAAGTAG